The Pseudosulfitobacter pseudonitzschiae genome includes a region encoding these proteins:
- a CDS encoding Hint domain-containing protein: MAWIALLDTREGRFCANGLGFDHHDAPQCDMADGGMLTSGSLMLETRMSPDGRPQELFGFSAGHPWPRSLTFQAIPGGGISMVHSHDGTVVHGAIRRKTFARTDVLRVTYAWDTESNWARLSIEEPEQGEVLAVPINDPKPFLVSDLRELILGQTDRVLAQDVIFAALSTQIEPIGPMPSLDPSVMAATPHGYRPVGELQRGDTVMTESSGVVPVLHRIDRTVPARGSFSPVRLRAPYFNLQQDMVVAPEQRLVLRGSDVEYLFNQEAVLVPARHLMNGHAAHPAPCGPVITYTQLLLPGHETLLTAGTWVESLYIGRLRRKVDLLSNSALQNLERSTLPEHGKPAFPVLKWFEAITLTDQRAA; this comes from the coding sequence ATGGCTTGGATTGCACTGCTCGACACCCGCGAAGGACGCTTTTGCGCCAACGGTTTGGGATTTGATCATCACGACGCACCACAATGCGACATGGCCGACGGGGGGATGCTGACAAGCGGCAGCCTGATGTTGGAAACACGAATGTCGCCCGATGGTCGTCCGCAAGAGTTGTTTGGCTTTTCCGCGGGCCACCCGTGGCCGCGCAGCCTGACGTTTCAGGCGATCCCGGGTGGCGGTATTTCGATGGTACACAGTCACGATGGTACGGTTGTGCACGGGGCCATCCGGCGCAAGACATTTGCGCGCACCGATGTGCTACGCGTGACCTATGCTTGGGACACCGAAAGCAACTGGGCGCGGTTGTCGATCGAAGAACCCGAGCAGGGCGAAGTTTTGGCAGTGCCGATCAATGACCCCAAACCGTTTCTCGTCTCGGACCTGCGCGAACTGATATTGGGCCAGACCGACCGTGTTCTGGCACAGGACGTTATCTTTGCCGCTCTGTCCACGCAGATTGAACCCATCGGCCCGATGCCGTCGCTGGACCCGTCGGTGATGGCGGCCACGCCCCACGGTTACCGACCTGTGGGCGAGTTGCAGCGCGGCGATACGGTGATGACCGAAAGTTCGGGCGTGGTGCCTGTGCTGCACCGCATTGATCGCACCGTGCCTGCGCGCGGCAGCTTTTCCCCTGTGCGTCTGCGTGCGCCCTATTTCAACTTGCAACAAGACATGGTTGTTGCTCCCGAGCAACGGCTGGTGCTGCGCGGGTCGGACGTTGAATATCTGTTCAACCAAGAGGCCGTTCTGGTCCCTGCTCGCCACCTGATGAACGGCCACGCTGCGCATCCGGCACCCTGCGGGCCGGTCATCACCTATACGCAACTGCTGTTGCCAGGGCACGAAACCCTGCTGACCGCCGGCACCTGGGTCGAAAGCCTGTATATCGGACGCTTGCGACGCAAGGTTGATCTGCTGAGCAACAGCGCACTACAGAATCTTGAGCGTTCGACCCTGCCAGAACACGGAAAACCCGCGTTTCCGGTG